DNA sequence from the Daphnia carinata strain CSIRO-1 chromosome 8, CSIRO_AGI_Dcar_HiC_V3, whole genome shotgun sequence genome:
AAATCTGGTCGGGAAAGTAAACCtaagaataagaaaataaaaaaaagtaaaaaatctTCTAAAGATAAAACGTCAAAAAAACGTAAttctaagaagaaaaaacgtaAACGTCAGATTTCAAGCTCTTCCAGTTCGTCCGATTCTTCTGCCATATCTAGTAGCAGTTCAGAATCAAGTGGAgatgaaaaagcaaaaaaacggaagaaaaaaagtaagaagactAAAGCAAAAAGGCAGAGAGCCAAGTTAGAAGCTAGCAATTCAAAAGCCATCATTGAGAAAACACCAGTGATCATAGCTACCCAAGTAGTTAAATTAGTGATTCCAGAGGCAGATGTTGGGCCACACATTGACCTAAAATCGTCAAAGATTAGAGCTCCCatgacaaaagaagaatatgaaaaacaacaaagcacTTTAAAATGGATAACAGATCCAGAAACTGGAACAAAAAGGTGAAAAATATAACTTGAACAATCTTTGAGCAGTTAAAAATTATGTTGTGAACCACATTTAGGCTTATTCGTGGCAGTGGAGAGATTGTGGAAGAAATGGTCAGCAAAGAGAGGTCATTTTTTATcacattattttattgttagaaaaaatagtaaatttttgcttgtttttttttgccttctaaGGCCGCAAACGATGAAACCAACCCCTAGTACACTGTTTGCTGCAGATGGTAACTATTTCCAGCCTCAGAGTACTATGAAAGCAAGATCCAATTACGATTGAtaattaaatttcaattttacatCGAAATGAGCCATCTGCgtaattttttctatttatttatgcTATCAAATTTATCCAACAGGGCGGGGCGGGGCTGAATTTTCAGGTCTCCCCGATAGCCCCGAtgccattttaaaaatggcgGATTCGATgcgtcattaaaaaaaaaattcaatgacaTCGAATTTTGATTCGTTAGCCAGAAGATTGATTACACTGAAGTACACAATCGATTGCTTAAATTCGAGGCGCTTCACCCCGATTAGACACCCTGATTGAAACCCGAATGAATTCGAGGCGAAAAATGGGCTAAATCAATCttaaattccaattttttatgtttaaaatttaCGATGTTTAGACGGACTACGTTTTTGGCAAAGGCAGCTAGTGTTTTGTGCCTAGTGCAGTCATGCCGTCATGCAATAATAGTTGGTTGAGTAATTTGAGTAGTTCGCCTAGTCATTGCAGTTGCGGAGAAACTTGTTGCCAAACCCAATTTGTTAGCAACGTAAacattgttttcaaaacatGCCCGGAAGCCTTTGCAGAACAAACTTGGTTGCCGAAGAACACAAGCTTTCCTGAATTGTAAACTTTAAAACCATTGTTGTGTGTACGTCAAAGCAATGGATGGAGCTATAGTGGAGAGATCTCGATCTTCCAAGTGTAGTATGGATagtaaaataagaaagaaaaaaggaaagaaagataaaaaaacatctcgAAAAAAGCATTCCAAAAAGAGCAGCCGTAAACGTCATGTCTCTAGTTCTTCGGAATCTTCTAGCAGCTCGAGCTGTAGCTCAGAATCAAgtaaagaagagaaagcaaagaaaaggaagaaaaggagtaaaaaacacaaatcaaAGAAAGTGAAAGCAAATCAAGAAACTCTTAATAGCCAAGCTGTAGTGGAGAAAAAACCATTAACTGTACCTGTGCATACAGTGAAACTACCTATACCAGATGTTGGACCACATGTTGATTTAAATTCATCGAAAAGTAGAGCCCCTATGACTAAAGAAGaatatgaaaaacaacaaaatacaCTGAGAAGGATAGTAGATCCTGAAACTGGGAGGAAAAGGTAAAGCAACACAAATGAAAGACAATGTTTTAAAGCAATGTCATACAAAAATCTAATGTCTTTAGACTGATCCGTGGAAGTGGCGAAATTGTAGAAGAGATCGTCAGTAGAGAAaggtaaatataaaatttacaATGTAATTTGTTTGTTGGAAACAATCTTGACTTCTTTTGCAGGCATCAAGCTATTAACAGAAAAGCAACAATTGCAGATGGTAACTTTTTCCAGGCTCAAGCCAACTTGAAAGCTAGATCGTCTTATGACTGAgggtttgttttcttctcacATAAGATGGATAACACAATTGCCTTAATTACATGACACAATTGAACAAAGATTTTACTCACACCcacaatttatttattcagtCAATACCTTGAGCACACAAAATGAACACTTTAAAGCACAAAAATAGGGATTTTAACATTATGAGACAACAGAATTTGTAACCTAGTAAAACCTCTTTCTTGACTGTTCCTGTTGTCTCTGATAGAAAATTATTCCCAATACTATGCAAACAAATACCCCTAAAACACCAAGAAGCATTAACAAGAAAAGTTTAACACCTCCAAGGGAAGACGGCTTTGGGTCATCGACGTGATCTAGAGGTAAAcgcacatttaaaaaaatgtaatataaGAAAATAGTTTAGTATTGGTACCTCTGGGAGGTTCAAACGATTGGGCAGCTGGTTGAATATTTGAACGATCTTCTGTAACCTGCATGCAGTAGTATTCGCGTtaacaatgaaagaaaacggaatCCATTAACCATGCTACTCACCGAATCCGTCAAGGAATCATCGAGCTCGTAGAGTTTCACTGAAATAATGTCATGGTTATCAGACAAATCACCAGTCGTTGCCGACATACCAAAATAATATCCTGTCGGTAATCTCACACCATCGACTGTAAAACATGGTTTCCAGCCGGATTTGTTATCGATATCTGTTGAAACTGCAgaggaaaaatttaaatttgaaaagagaagTTTTAAACTCTGAATTACTTTCAGTACCTGTGAGCTTGTCATTTTCATATCTGATTGCCAAATATGTTTCGTGTTCCACATTTCTAAACCTTGCCTCACATCCTGCTAACTGAGTGTGTGTCCCATCTCGATCATGGTCATAATAAAGCGTTCCATTGTTGACCATAGCAGAAATGTAAGGATGGGCATGCTATCGATCACAATACCAATATTTATATTCACTTTATATTACTGAGTAAGAAATGTTTTACATTATGAGGGCCATTATGATTGCTGTATGTGTCCAAAATTATGGCAAGGCCATGAAAGTAATCTTTGGATCCAAAGACAGGACCCTTAACCATCCTATCACGAGCATACCAAATGGCCAAGCCATCTCCAAAGAGATCTTTCCCATGACCATGCACTTTAAACTGAACTTGGATTTCCCAGTTCCTAGATTTACAGGGCTAAGATGACACAAAACacagaaacaaataaatttaatgagtgagaaagttgttttttaaatatgtaaaTGGAAAGACTGTTCACCACTATATTCCAAATTGCACCACTTTTACTCTGCAGGTCAGATGTTAACCTGATATAGTTCGAAGTAACCACAGTGCTGCCTAGAAAATCCCAGAATGGCATGGAGAGCCCTGACCCTACATGGCCACAAAGGTGACGATAACTTATTGcacagaaaaatatttttggttAAAAACTTGCCTGTATAAGGTTTCATAAGCGAATGTTCTCTCTTCAGGTAGTCATTAGTGTTCCACTCGCATTTTACCATACATAAAAACAGTAACAGGAGATACGAAGAATCCATTGTCAACACAGAGAACTATTCGTTTGGAAGTTAATCGCAACGGAGATGCGGGAAGTAGAAAAGATCTTGTTTAAAAGTTACACGCCGACAGATTTCGTTTAGCCGAGTTTACTACACAATTACGCGCATAGGTGCTAGGTGGCATAGGTCGATAGGTGTCACTTTGAAATCGTAGGAGGAGCCTATGTTTGGGCCAGAAGGGAAAGTGCGGATGCGGACTGAGTAAACTGCCGATGTTAAGGTGTGGACTGGCGCCCCAAAAGTGCCACCAAATCGACGGGTTATATTTCCAAGCCTCCTTTTTTgtagtttgcttttttattaaaacttAGTGTTTCTTATTATGCCTGGACTATCGGTAAAGTAAAACTGGGCTGCTTGCGAAATTTTCCAAGCCAATCCACACCTGAAAATCCGCAGATTACCCATTTCGAAGTCGTTGGAAAATATGGGCCAGTTGTAAATGTGGCATCGAGCCAGAAGAGGCTTCGGATCAGGGACTTTGACTCTTGCCTTAAAACCACGTTAAAACCAAGTTGTCGTGCACTCGTGGTGGAGCAATGAGACCCCGTTACTTTGTTAGAACTTGAAGGAGCATACCATTTGCCCATTATACTGGTTAAATTCATATTTTGAACTTATCGATGATAGCAATGATTCGCAATGTTATCTGACATTTTAAAGAATCGAGTTGGAAAAGTTCAGAATATCGGAAATGCCCGTACGAAAGCGTGATGTAAGCAGAAGGCGCCATTTCCACATGCACGGTGAATCAAAGAAACAAAGGTTAAACATACAGGTAATAATTCTGCATCAACATTTATCGTCATATGAAAGTGTAATCTATGATCTTCGTGCATGTGGGTGCAATAGAAACGAGTAAATCTGTCCGTCTTCCAAACATTCGTGTTTCAGTGCTAGAATCCTTTTACAGATGGCATGGTGAAACTCGTTTGCTTTGCGCGGGCGTGAAAAGAGAGTCCATCAGGACGGGGTTGATGTTGGAAGAGAAAGAGTAAAGTGAACAGAGACAAGAGTGGCAGCTTGAGAAGGGTAGTGAACGAGAAGCAGCGGAAATAGTGAACTCAGGTTTGGCTTTGTCGCTCTTGTCACTCCATTTGGGTGGCTCCACAGTTTCTTAAAACACAATCCTGATATTATAGCAATATAAAAGTGACGTCGTGATTGTGGAAAACAAGAGTGGGGATGAGTGATGGATCTGTGGTAGTAATTCGTGACAACTTCGATCGCTGGTTACACATTCAAAGTAATCAAATGTTGCCTGCTGCACCTTTTGCCGACTTAAACGTTTTGTCCCTatctttaattttcttttcttatgaCGTTAGAAAGCTGGCACGAGAGGAAACGTTATTTCCTGACGTGAAATCATAGCAAGCtaatttcctttgtttttctctgcTCTTCCTGCCTGATTTCTTTCCTCCTTGGTACccattcccattttttgtggtatatgtttctttaaaaaaaatcatcatttatgtttgtttttttaaattctttatttcctttccGTTTTTCCCCCTAAGGCAAAGGACACAACACCAAGatattaaaaacaacaaccttCTGCTCAGAAGTCATAATTCTCAATGTCGAGAAGGCAATCTTCCAGTGAGAAGCATCGTGTATTACGTAGCAAGCAGTCATTCGATCATTGAGAACCACAGGCATTATCGAGCTTGCACAGACAGGCAAAGACATCCGCCCACGATCCACTGACAAGACCCTGCCGTCAGATCCATACGGCAGGGATCGCAACGGAGGCAGCACAGTTGGAGCGGAACTGGCAGCCATCAACATTTTTCTGCTTTACGAATTGAAGCAGCAGCGTGTAGCTGCTGAGAAGCTGGCGTGGTGGCACCGGCCAGCCGCCGGCGAGTGAGCCTCGCTTTGATCGCCGGGACTGGAGTGCAGCCCAGCTACTGCAATGCCTGGGCCGGGCGGAGCAGTGGCGGACCTTTTAGGCCTCGGTCATGCCAATCTGCTTTCGCTGCCATCACCTTCCAATGAGCAGCAGCAGGAAAAGagaacgaagaagacgaacgaAAATCGTTCACGCTCTCATGGAAAGTGTGACGACCAGGTGGCGTCCAACCACATCTTTTCCATCGGTAACCATGCAGCCTATCCGACTGACCAGACTTGTTTCCAGTCCCACGTCTGGTCATTTCTGGAACTATTCGCCACGTTTCACCCATTTGGGAGTAGCGTTGTCGGATCGTTTAACCGAACGAGTCCGATTCACTGGGCAAAAACAACTGCAATGGAATCACGACCAGCCATCGCTACGGCCCGACCAAGACCAAAGATCAGCTGCAATTGATGGAGAAACCTGCTATTGGCCAATAGCATTCCCTTGTTAGTGGCACTCGTCTTGGTCGTCTCTGATTTCCTGGTCCTTGTAGCCTTGGTCTTCCATTTGTTTGAATCATCATCTTCGGCTTCGTTGTTGCCATCCACTTTGGTCTCGTCGTTCCCATCTAGCATCGATCCTCTTGTTTTAACATGCAAAGAAGTGGTTCACTCCCTGTCTCCAGCTCCTGATGAACGTGAATCGTGCAGTGGAGACCCACATTTGTTGCCGGCATGGACGTCCGATGGAACACTCTTCTCCATTTGGATATTTGACAGCGTACTGCTCTGTTGTGCAGTTCTTTGCCGACTGATTCGGACATCGTCCATCTGGCTGCGCCGATCTAAATTCCGTGACCGTTCATTTTGCTTCGATTCTAAATTGAATTGCTTTTCTCAACGTGCCAGTGAAGATGGGAATAAATTCAACAGCCGTTGTGACCACGTTAGCAACCAAGATCGTGTCTGGGTAAACACTCTTCGTCCCTTTCATTCAGATTGCGACCGTGCCCGACGGATCAGGAAGTGCGAGGTGACACTAGGTGACTGGTGGCATTGGCTGTGGCCGTCCAACCACACCCACGATGTTCGTCTGTCTGATGTCTTCACTCAATCGCTCTCACGTCACCGACGAGGTGGCCTTCAGTggacttgtgccatttctcaGTGGCGACCAAACTGTACCCATTTGGATAATAACGTCGGTAACGACCAATTCGTGAAACGTTGGCCCGGCTTCCGTCTTCCGACATCTGCACTGCCTATGCTGGTGGCGAGAAACGCTACGCGGCTCATATTGGACAATAATAAATTATTACGCAACTCTCTCGGTCGAAGAGCAGCCGTTACCCCAACCATTTCATCCAGTTGCCTGGCGATAGTGCTTCTTTTGAGCAGTTTTAGTTCAGTCGTCGTTTCATCGGGCACACCCAATCCGCAAGCAGTGCCACCGCTAGGGTCTTCATCAGCACAGCCATCGTCTGCATTAGCGAGTGACCGTTTGCCCATGACTGATTCACTTAATCCGTGGCTAGCGGCTGACGGCGGCCTCATCCTTCGAGCGGCTGCCGGAGACACACCAAATTCTTCGCCCCTCAACTGGATTCGACCCAATCCTGGATCTTGCATTCCTCAGCCGACCATTCCGGCATGTCCGTCCGACCGTTTTTGCCGCATACCTGAAACAAGTTCACTTCCTGTTTCGTTCGCCCATCCCAGCGGCGGGATGTCCCCAATCAATAACAATAGCACTCAAATTGGTGTCATTGGCTACCGGCCTTTGGATTCCGCGTCAGGCCGTGACGGCCGACAGGAGAAAAACAGCGGAACAAGGGGCGAAGTGAGACGGAACGAGAATGGGTTACCACCAGACGATGATGGCTTGAGGAATGCGGATGCAGCCGTAGCCAAAGCGAGCCAGTGCCTTCCTTACTTACAGCCCGGTAGGAGAgagcgaagcgatgacgggccGTCGTCGGCCGAGTGCATCTGCGGCCACCCGGACGGGGCCAAACGGATCGACACGCTGCGCAAGTATCACCTGCAGCACTGCTACCACTACAGCTTGTGGCACGTCCTGAGCGACACGATGCGCGAGGGCATCGCCATCAGCCGGCAGCAGTGCTACGCTTACATCGAGGCCGTCCAACGACTCGACAATTTGGCCGCCCATTTCGTCTGCCAATTTGAGGATATCATCCGACGCTACGATTGCGGCCAGACCTTCTCCAGCAAATCCTCTTGTCACCAATGCAAGGTAGGACCATTTATTTACGCACTTGGTAGTTACTAACAAACGGTAGCCGGGGGCATTGATGTATGTGTCGTGTGTGCGCCGATGTGACTTCGCTTACATCGCTTATGCATTTGCGAGTCTACCTGGTAAAGGTTTCGAATGAGGTACTAGAGTGAGCTCTCCAAACGGCTTACTAGAGAAGTTTacgggggggggaggggatcGATAGTGACGCTAGAATTCAAGTGTGATTGAGTTTGCAGGCAACTCTTGGGGGGCTTACCAAATTTGATGTATCAAAGGGCTTTCTTGTAATACTATGCCGTTATCAATGTTTTCAGCATTATtcggtttcgtttttttgatGATTCCACCACTTTTCGCGCCtcatacttttgtttttgaaattctctATCTGATTGGAAGTAGTGCGGTAGCACTTACACATTAACTTGCGCAAGAGGCAGGCATGTTTTAAAACGCCAAAACCCAAATTGAAATTACAAACTTGTTCGTAATGGAAACTCAAAATGAGCTAATAGACCTTTAGCCATTTTTTGATTACCATTGACGAACAGACAACAATTAGCAGTTGCAGCGGGATTTCTCTCGTTCTATCGCAGATGAATCGAACGTGTTTGATGCAGCGCAACGTGTGATCTAATATGCTGACTAACCAATTCAATACAGCATATTTTGCTTCTGcagtggaaaagaaaaaggggaggcAATGAACATTTCTTTGTATATCAGCTTCGATTCAAGTTTCTATTATCATCGATacggtttcttttcttttgcattctCCTCTTGTCCACACTCGCCTCGAATTGTACGATGGGTTGTTGACAAATGTGTTCCACGGAGCCAATGGGATCGACTGTAACGGAGGATAAGAACCGAAGACGAAACACACGGACGCACGGACTCTGAGATActaagagaaagaaacaaaagggcaGAGTTAGCAGACGCGGGAGAAGGGGGAGAGAGGCTACGGGAGCGGTTCTCGGGGGCGAACCTGTGCTTTCGGCTGCAACTTTATTGATTCCGTCAGCAATCTCAACATCTTTCCCTTGACTGGCTCGAAAGGCGATGGGGGAAAGAGGACGACAGAAGAGGGAGACGAGTGGCGGATAGgaaaaggaaacagaaaaggagatgacgaaaagggaaggaagtgaagaagaggaagaagaaaactagGAAGCAACGGGATGTCCATATCCCCTAATATCAAAGGAAACAGAGGTTCATCTCGCCTCATCCCTACTTtcgttttcctccttttcgctttccctttcgttttccTGCATTTGgacgggagaaaaaaaaaagttttcatgCTTGATGTCGAAATGTCCATGACTTGCCACGGTATTGACTTAATAACACCGACGTCCGTTTTCTCCCGGTGCTGCCAAACAGTTGGCCAGTTCTTCCGCCTTTGTTTAAACTGCGTGCAAGGACGACCACTCTTCCACATGTGCATTATCGTatagctcaaaaaaaaaaaaatttccatctGCCCGAATCTGGACGCatattcacgaaaaaaaaaaaggggaatccAGCAACTCGAGAACCTGACTGTTCGAGAGAGATCGACGTGCTCTATCGATCTATTAATACAAGCGCATGGTCGGTATGTTCGAAGCGGTTCGAAGAGTCGACGCCGATGCAAGACGATTCGATTCATTTGTGTGGCTTTTGTGTAGGACGAAAAGAGATCCCCCCCCCATACTCTGATCCTTCTTGTccccctctatttttttttttttttttttatcctttgcCCGTTACTACTTGAAAATTAGATCCTGTTGGAAGATCGTCATTGCGGCGATACTTCCGCTCTGTATTGCTCTTTCTTCTTGGCCAGcttgttcttttctctcgcctcttctttttttttttttttttatttcccagcACTGATGGGTCCGAGCTCTACGCACACACTTTGTATTCTGCCAATGGGTTGGCGAGTTATAGGCGACGAACGGGAGAAACCAACACGATTCGTGAGCAGTGATACGGCGCATAGTGGAGTGGTTTGGATGCCAAAGAAAAGGGGGATGCGAGCTGACTGCTGAATTGGGTTGGGGAAATGGAACAAAATGGCCGAAATCCCTTCAGCTTATTTCTACTGGTACACATGTAGGCCTGCGCCGAAGAAACTAACCAgacagaaaaaagagagagagagacagacaAACACTATACATTGACTCAACAAGACAAAGGAGGTGACTGGGCCTAACTCACGACAAGAGATTGACAGAAAACCCAAAGAGGAACTGGCAGAGCagatgaggaaaaaaaaatcccaaccgagaaaaaaggattttcttgtttgattgcCATCTGCGTGTCAACAACTCGCCCGTTCTTGCGTACGCGTCATAAATACGATAGATCCCCCACTCATTCCCCTCCCTGTTCTCTGGCTGCCTACCTCACATTGATTATCtatcttttcctcttttttttctggggctTGTCTCTAAAATTTGAACATCTCCGACGCTTTTGGGGCCTTGCCCCACCAAACTCTCGAGGCTTTCGATTGTCGTCGAAACGAGTGTTTGCCACCACTTCATCACAATAGCGAATTTGACAGCAGCCCCACCGCTTTTGCGTCCCCCCTTGCGTTCACGgccgttcttttttctttattgcagTCAGCGGGCCTTTCGTTTTACTCACCATCGTTATaccatttttcattcttaatttttttagcCCCGAATGAAGTGCTTTCCTGCTTTGgttatttctttgtttcttccaGCGCTTTTTGATCCTCCCTATCTCCAGATTTGCAAATGGATCATTACTTAAAAGTTGTTCAACAAACAACccaatgtgtttttttttttgttgaacagttttttaatttctaaaaaattgcGCCCATTTAGTTTTCAAATCAACTTAAAATGGATGGGCATTCGCTTGGCTTTCTGATTGACAGTTGTGCGTGTAGAAGCCAATCTACTATGGCGATCAATGCGTTTTTATTGGTATACTCGTAgttgcattgaaaaaaaaacaaagaattcaTTGATCCGGAATCTGTAATTACTATATTTCTTGTAAATGATTGGTTGTATAGTGCGTCTAGATGAAGAGCACTCGCCAGTAAATATGGTAATTACAGTGCCCCTCCATTGATGAATTATTACTTTATCGTTAAAGGCTTCCGTTGTTCCGTGCCAGTTGTTTGTCTTCATTCTGCGATCCCACTTCCCCCCCGACTCTTCTAAACGACATTCGAgtaactttgttttttaacgtcGCCCCATTTTGGCAAAGTGTTTTGATAGTTTGCCATATCCAATAAGCAGCCGTCAAACGTATATATCTCACAGACCAAATCTACTGTTCGTTCTCCTATCGGTGTACGTGTGAAACCATAACGTGTTATTATTTACGATCCATATAAATATCCCCCCCTTCGACAAATCAGATTTTCTCTTGTAATTCTGATGGCGCGATCGCTACAGAAcgttggggggaaaaaaatgggtatCTCCACTGCGCTCAGGTGACTACCCATACAAAAGTCTTTCTAATCAATAAAGAGCTGACGCCTACGAACGGCTGCTACTTTCATTTATACACAGCTTCCtggtttagaaaaaaatgattgaagtTGCTCGTCACGTCTCTGTATTTCAACGGTAAAACGTGCATGATGAGGACCACTCGCGAAAGGTTTGGTACGAGtaggttctttttttaattttaaaactgCGACCACCCTACTgtaaatcccccccccccccaattttGTACAACACTTTCAAAGTTTGGTCGTGAATACCTTGAATATCAAATAAGTCACGTTGTTCCTTTACAACGATCCTCCCAAAAGTCCCGAAAAGCTGTGAGTCGCCATTCGTCAGTGTGTCAAGGAATGAAAGGATGAAGGAGCGGATTAATCGCTTGccgaaaaaagaatgaatcaCGTGCTATTAATCTGGGGGATGAGGAAACAACTCAGGAAAGGGCTTAATATTCGTTTGACATTTAGGCATCCTGACAAAGAGAAACTCTTTTACGACAACCTTTCAAGTTCCGTTAGGCAATCCCTGTGTATTCTGAAATCGTATAATCACATcttcaaataaatagaatttttttttaccatcgCCGTGTCGTTTTAGGAGCCACGTAGGGAATGCTAATTTCTACTAACATCCGGTCGGAAATCAATGATCGGAAAAAAACCGTGTAAGTTGGCATATTTCCAAGCAAATCATTGATCTATATGCGCGTCAAACGTAATTGGAAGaatcccttttgtttttctgcttGCTCATAGCCTTTTACTGTACAAGTCTCTCATTTGGGCCCAagagcaaaaaggaaaattcgaTCGACCACAAGACTTGTGTGTGCacgctcttttcttttagagAGCCTCTCACGCTTATTAGTTTACACCCCGTTTCCCCTCGCTCCCCGCTTTTTTCCCTGTGCGTGGCTATATCTTTTGTAATATTTACCACACGACACTGTCGCCATATGTCGTCGCCATCTTCGTAATGAACGCTTTTTGTTTAACGTGCACTGTGTTTGAGTGACTCGTTTAAAGAAATTTGCATTCAAGTGGGCTTTGAAGTGAACATCCAAAATGGAACTATAACCCCGTAAATTAAAATCGAGTGTAGTTGGGTTGTTTGTTTATAAAGTCTGAACTACTACATTTTGGGGTCTTAATCAACATAACGGCGGGCCAGCAGCGGCCGCAAAAGGCAATCAACTAACAGCCCTGTGTTGTCTCATTTCATTGGAAACGGTTTcattattttgcattcgaTATTGTCTACGGACGAGAGCTTTACGAATGCAAATTCTCTGTATTCCCGTGAGAATCCTCGTAAGACTTGGAGACAAAAGGGTCGTGAATCTGTCGGTCTCGATTGCTCTGGGTCCGTCTAGTTACTAAACCTCAATTTTCGACGGCCATTTTCTTCGCCAGTATCTGAACATGTTCTGAAAATTGTAGATTTAAGCATTGACTTTCCTCCTACGCCATAATCGTTAAATGCCCAAAAAGCCgctaaaattcaaaaatgttttcattaaaTAGCGCAAATAAcaacacgtaaaaaaaaaaaaaaaaaatgtgtaatcCATCAATTATATACCGATGTGTTAGCATGTCTGGGATATGTGCCATAGACAATTACGTAAGTCATTGCTTCTAAcacttttttgtgtgtgccacCACTTGAGGATCTCAGGATATTTCTTATCTCTAATGGAATCGTGTCTGAATTGTTcgcggaaaaaaaacaacaaaacactcccatctttttttctcccgatAGATGGCTGATTAAGTTTTTTGCTGACCAGATAATCGATGGCTATCGTTCGTGCTATCTTTGATATCGAAGGCTTTCATGTGTGTTGTACTGACTAGCGATGATGGCCACTCAAATTGTTGACCTTTCAGGTCTTTTACTTGGTTCCTAAAATTGTACTTTAAAGCAGATTGTAATATGCGATTAGTTTTAGAGCCATTACTGAAAGCCACATGATAGAACATGCACTGTGCAACGGTGAAAACTACCAATTTCTTAATGGGATTAtgataaattcttttttttttgtggtaaCTTTTTCGCAACTTTTCCgtacattttttcaattttcttattcTATACGGAAAGCTAAGCTTGGAATTTATAAAATAATGCGCATCATGTTCTAGAGAAAAGGAAAGGTTAGGGCTTAAAAATTGTATTCGTAAATCACGTCAACAAC
Encoded proteins:
- the LOC130704014 gene encoding ADP-ribosylation factor-like protein 6-interacting protein 4, encoding MDTLSGKLLAEKVLVSKSGRESKPKNKKIKKSKKSSKDKTSKKRNSKKKKRKRQISSSSSSSDSSAISSSSSESSGDEKAKKRKKKSKKTKAKRQRAKLEASNSKAIIEKTPVIIATQVVKLVIPEADVGPHIDLKSSKIRAPMTKEEYEKQQSTLKWITDPETGTKRLIRGSGEIVEEMVSKERPQTMKPTPSTLFAADGNYFQPQSTMKARSNYD
- the LOC130704186 gene encoding uncharacterized protein LOC130704186; the protein is MLVARNATRLILDNNKLLRNSLGRRAAVTPTISSSCLAIVLLLSSFSSVVVSSGTPNPQAVPPLGSSSAQPSSALASDRLPMTDSLNPWLAADGGLILRAAAGDTPNSSPLNWIRPNPGSCIPQPTIPACPSDRFCRIPETSSLPVSFAHPSGGMSPINNNSTQIGVIGYRPLDSASGRDGRQEKNSGTRGEVRRNENGLPPDDDGLRNADAAVAKASQCLPYLQPGRRERSDDGPSSAECICGHPDGAKRIDTLRKYHLQHCYHYSLWHVLSDTMREGIAISRQQCYAYIEAVQRLDNLAAHFVCQFEDIIRRYDCGQTFSSKSSCHQCKVAYRQWVCSMVLPMWLDGDRIKPCRTFCHEVERLCPYFLPAEKTGPGSQYAGEPSFLCIDPDVRETTNQSTNSAYSERPCYRPCTLEYNLEPDIDPSLCVASLGDISGLMEEDGTAEANKECQQTYTNVTASVSEFDVDTLDVDSEVNNDQCTPLLGKDPLLTSRLSSRGWTNNLHLVWPWRTLVLPFAMLPIIHFFT
- the LOC130704007 gene encoding vesicular integral-membrane protein VIP36-like, with protein sequence MDSSYLLLLFLCMVKCEWNTNDYLKREHSLMKPYTGSGLSMPFWDFLGSTVVTSNYIRLTSDLQSKSGAIWNIVPCKSRNWEIQVQFKVHGHGKDLFGDGLAIWYARDRMVKGPVFGSKDYFHGLAIILDTYSNHNGPHNHAHPYISAMVNNGTLYYDHDRDGTHTQLAGCEARFRNVEHETYLAIRYENDKLTVSTDIDNKSGWKPCFTVDGVRLPTGYYFGMSATTGDLSDNHDIISVKLYELDDSLTDSVTEDRSNIQPAAQSFEPPRDHVDDPKPSSLGGVKLFLLMLLGVLGVFVCIVLGIIFYQRQQEQSRKRFY
- the LOC130704015 gene encoding ADP-ribosylation factor-like protein 6-interacting protein 4, whose protein sequence is MDGAIVERSRSSKCSMDSKIRKKKGKKDKKTSRKKHSKKSSRKRHVSSSSESSSSSSCSSESSKEEKAKKRKKRSKKHKSKKVKANQETLNSQAVVEKKPLTVPVHTVKLPIPDVGPHVDLNSSKSRAPMTKEEYEKQQNTLRRIVDPETGRKRLIRGSGEIVEEIVSRERHQAINRKATIADGNFFQAQANLKARSSYD